Proteins from a single region of Chaetodon trifascialis isolate fChaTrf1 chromosome 10, fChaTrf1.hap1, whole genome shotgun sequence:
- the hdhd5 gene encoding haloacid dehalogenase-like hydrolase domain-containing 5 — protein sequence MQRIRTLKTGWQLLKASCEGASKQVNASSSTSRNYSRLPPQGPGSFGLLFDIDGVLVRGRTPIPAAKQCFRNLVDRNGKYKVPVVFVTNAGNCMRQTKAEHLSHLLEVEVSPDQVMLSHSPLRMFTQFHKMRVLVSGQGPVEEVAHNLGFQDVVTIDMLREAYPLLDVVDHNRRPKDSIPPSKGLQPIDAVILFGEPIRWETNLQLIVDVLLTNGNPGNAWSSMQYPHIPVMACNMDLLWMAEAKNPRFGHGMFLVCLESLYKKVTGYDLKYEALIGKPSVVTYNYAELLVRQQAERLGWTTPVKTLYAIGDNPMADIYGANLYNRYLQASRRTKAQMQAKSGRGGADPLAETVDASKMTSTEQSGTSSVYGAEQDLPKGCSSILVCTGVYSRDQQDLPSDPTHTVTEQHIFHGHRDFRFDPSLTQPSFVVQDVKEAVELVFQQEGWPLE from the exons ATGCAGAGAATACGGACTCTGAAAACTGGCTGGCAGCTGCTGAAAGCAAGTTGCGAGGGAGCATCAAAACAAGTTAACGCCTCGTCTTCGACCTCACGAAATTACAGCCGT ctccctcctCAGGGCCCCGGGTCCTTTGGGCTCCTCTTTGACATCGATGGGGTGCTGGTGCGGGGCAGGACGCCCATCCCTGCAGCCAAGCAGTGCTTCAGGAACCTGGTGGACCGCAATGGGAAATACAAGGTGCCCGTGGTGTTTGTCACCAACGCTGGGAACTGCATGAGGCAGACCAAAGCTGAGCATCTGTCACATCTGCTTGAGGTGGAG GTCTCTCCAGACCAGGTAATGCTGTCCCACAGTCCTCTGCGAATGTTTACCCAGTTCCACAAAATGCGCGTGCTGGTGTCGGGACAGGGTCCTGTGGAGGAGGTCGCCCACAA CTTGGGCTTTCAGGATGTTGTTACTATAGATATGCTCAGAGAGGCGTATCCTCTTCTGGATGTCGTAGATCACAACAGAAGGCCCAAAGACAGT ATTCCACCCTCCAAAGGCTTGCAGCCAATAGATG CTGTCATCTTATTTGGTGAGCCAATCAGATGGGAGACCAACCTCCAGCTGATCGTCGATGTGCTCCTGACAAATGGGAACCCGGGCAATGCCTGGAGTTCAATGCAGTACCCTCACATCCCGGTCATGGCCTGTAACATGGACCTGCTGTGGATGGCCGAGGCCAAGAAtcccag GTTTGGACACGGTATGTTCCTTGTGTGCTTAGAGAGCCTTTACAAGAAGGTCACAGGGTACGACCTGAAATACGAGGCTCTGATTGGTAAACCCAGCGTGGTGACTTATAACTATGCTGAGCTGCTGGTTAGACAGCAGGCTGAGAGACTGGGCTGGACCACACCTGTGAAGACGCTGTATGCTATAGG TGATAACCCCATGGCTGACATATATGGCGCCAACCTCTACAACCGCTACCTCCAGGCTTCTCGGCGTACCAAGGCCCAGATGCAGGCCAAGAGTGGCAGAGGAGGTGCAGACCCCTTGGCAGAAACTGTTGATGCCTCTAAAATGACATCAACAGAACAAAGTGGCACATCAAGTGTGTACGGGGCAGAGCAGGACCTCCCCAAGGGGTGCAGCTCTATCCTGGTGTGCACAGGAGTGTACAGCAGGGACCAGCAGGACCTGCCCTCAGACCCAACGCACACGGTCACGGAGCAGCACATCTTCCACGGTCACAGGGACTTCCGCTTTGACCCCAGCCTCACGCAGCCGTCCTTCGTGGTGCAGGATGTAAAGGAGGCGGTGGAGCTGGTGTTCCAGCAGGAAGGCTGGCCTCTAGAGTAG
- the ccdc77 gene encoding coiled-coil domain-containing protein 77 isoform X1, with protein MFFAVLMTASNFLPLFSVFCAGMGSPTKDASAHRTNVRTPGREPDSPLPPIHERLAYLRPSRELLEFYRQKIAQFDGEHEELLQMLEKYRSITGDQHKLQREVRQREGEIVELQNALSDMQVYLFQEREQSLRLYAENDRLKIRELEDRKKIQHLLALVGPDAGEITYFHREPPHKVTVTQRNAECRSEENLNLRPTKLRPTVTRKAESSRRTKSAEGVNEQSLEQYKNDNQTLLLQVEALHAQMEEQTRLAKEQVESLLEDRRIKTEEAQAQCHRDQERITALTDKLQQTQNLLYQSTKDFLQMKFDTRAHEKSWMVEKDRLLRDLDSCHNRLRRAGSAGAEPGRTWHPSSSSSSTAQVLSKPEPVSEQTHKEEIKAMQEDLKQAHRLADMYREQCITLETELAQIREQGDVGREMFKERSDKMARRLQLMTQRYEALEKRRAMEVEGFKTDLKHLRQKFKDVEKQLLKVTLNIGPNQDLAILHEVRQTNTRTKKVQGELMALKAKIYGLENELRFS; from the exons ATGTTTTTTGCAGTGTTGATGACAGCCTCCAATTTCTTacctttgttttcagtgttttgtgctgGGATGGGATCTCCAACGAAAGATGCATCAGCACACAG AACCAACGTTCGTACGCCTGGTCGAGAACCTGACTCCCCACTGCCCCCCATCCATGAGCGGCTGGCTTACCTGCGTCCCTCCAGGGAGCTGCTGGAGTTCTACAGACAGAAGATTGCCCAGTTTGACGGTGAGcacgaggagctgctgcagatgctGGAGAAGTACAGAAGCATCACAGGAGACCAG CATAAGCTACAGAGGGAGGTACGGCAGCGGGAGGGAGAGATTGTGGAACTGCAGAATGCTCTGAGCGACATGCAAGTCTACCTTTTCCAAGAGAGAGAGCAGTCTCTGCGACTTTatgcagaaaatgacagacTGAAGATCAG AGAGttggaggacaggaagaaaatCCAGCACCTTCTTGCCCTGGTGGGTCCTGATGCAGGAGAGATCACGTATTTCCACCGCGAGCCTCCTCACAAG GTCACTGTAACACAGAGGAACGCTGAGTGCAGATCAGAGGAAAATCTCAACCTCAGGCCAACAAAGTTAAGACCAACTGTGACCAGGAAAG CAGAGAGTAGCCGGAGAACAAAATCTGCAGAGGGGGTGAATGAACAAAGCCTGGAGCAATACAAGAACGATAACCAGACGTTGTTACTGCAG GTGGAGGCTCTGCATGCTCAAATGGAGGAACAAACCCGTCTGGCCAAAGAGCAGGTAGAATCTCTGCTGGAGGATCGGCGGATTAAAACAGAGGAGGCGCAGGCACAGTGTCACAGGGATCAGGAGCGAATCACAGCTCTGACTGACAA GCTCCAGCAAACCCAGAACCTGTTGTACCAGAGCACTAAAGACTTCTTACAGATGAAGTTTGACACACGGGCTCATGAGAAGAGCTGGATGGTGGAGAAGGACCGGCTGCTGAGGGACCTGGACTCTTGCCACAACCGTCTGAGGAGGGCTGGGTCTGCCGGTGCAGAGCCGGGTCGAACGTGgcatcccagcagcagcagcagcagcaccgccCAGGTCCTCTCCAAGCCTGAGCCTGTATCTGAGCAGACACACAAGGAGGAGATAAAG GCAATGCAGGAGGATCTGAAGCAAGCCCACCGTCTGGCAGACATGTACAGGGAGCAGTGTATTACTCTGGAGACAGAACTGGCCCAGATCAGAGAGCAGGGGGATGTGGGCAGGGAAATGTTTAAG GAGCGTTCAGACAAAATGGCCAGGCGTCTTCAGCTGATGACTCAGCGTTATGAGGcgctggagaagaggagggccATGGAGGTGGAGGGCTTCAAGACGGACCTGAAGCACCTGAGACAGAAATTCAAAGATGTAGAAAAACAACTCCTGAAG GTTACTCTGAATATTGGGCCCAACCAGGACTTAGCCATTCTGCATGAGGTACGTCAGACCAACACCAGGACCAAGAAGGTTCAGGGTGAGCTGATGGCGCTAAAGGCGAAGATCTATGGACTGGAAAATGAGCTGAGATTCAGCTGA
- the ccdc77 gene encoding coiled-coil domain-containing protein 77 isoform X4: MGSPTKDASAHRTNVRTPGREPDSPLPPIHERLAYLRPSRELLEFYRQKIAQFDGEHEELLQMLEKYRSITGDQHKLQREVRQREGEIVELQNALSDMQVYLFQEREQSLRLYAENDRLKIRELEDRKKIQHLLALVGPDAGEITYFHREPPHKVTVTQRNAECRSEENLNLRPTKLRPTVTRKESSRRTKSAEGVNEQSLEQYKNDNQTLLLQVEALHAQMEEQTRLAKEQVESLLEDRRIKTEEAQAQCHRDQERITALTDKLQQTQNLLYQSTKDFLQMKFDTRAHEKSWMVEKDRLLRDLDSCHNRLRRAGSAGAEPGRTWHPSSSSSSTAQVLSKPEPVSEQTHKEEIKAMQEDLKQAHRLADMYREQCITLETELAQIREQGDVGREMFKERSDKMARRLQLMTQRYEALEKRRAMEVEGFKTDLKHLRQKFKDVEKQLLKVTLNIGPNQDLAILHEVRQTNTRTKKVQGELMALKAKIYGLENELRFS, encoded by the exons ATGGGATCTCCAACGAAAGATGCATCAGCACACAG AACCAACGTTCGTACGCCTGGTCGAGAACCTGACTCCCCACTGCCCCCCATCCATGAGCGGCTGGCTTACCTGCGTCCCTCCAGGGAGCTGCTGGAGTTCTACAGACAGAAGATTGCCCAGTTTGACGGTGAGcacgaggagctgctgcagatgctGGAGAAGTACAGAAGCATCACAGGAGACCAG CATAAGCTACAGAGGGAGGTACGGCAGCGGGAGGGAGAGATTGTGGAACTGCAGAATGCTCTGAGCGACATGCAAGTCTACCTTTTCCAAGAGAGAGAGCAGTCTCTGCGACTTTatgcagaaaatgacagacTGAAGATCAG AGAGttggaggacaggaagaaaatCCAGCACCTTCTTGCCCTGGTGGGTCCTGATGCAGGAGAGATCACGTATTTCCACCGCGAGCCTCCTCACAAG GTCACTGTAACACAGAGGAACGCTGAGTGCAGATCAGAGGAAAATCTCAACCTCAGGCCAACAAAGTTAAGACCAACTGTGACCAGGAAAG AGAGTAGCCGGAGAACAAAATCTGCAGAGGGGGTGAATGAACAAAGCCTGGAGCAATACAAGAACGATAACCAGACGTTGTTACTGCAG GTGGAGGCTCTGCATGCTCAAATGGAGGAACAAACCCGTCTGGCCAAAGAGCAGGTAGAATCTCTGCTGGAGGATCGGCGGATTAAAACAGAGGAGGCGCAGGCACAGTGTCACAGGGATCAGGAGCGAATCACAGCTCTGACTGACAA GCTCCAGCAAACCCAGAACCTGTTGTACCAGAGCACTAAAGACTTCTTACAGATGAAGTTTGACACACGGGCTCATGAGAAGAGCTGGATGGTGGAGAAGGACCGGCTGCTGAGGGACCTGGACTCTTGCCACAACCGTCTGAGGAGGGCTGGGTCTGCCGGTGCAGAGCCGGGTCGAACGTGgcatcccagcagcagcagcagcagcaccgccCAGGTCCTCTCCAAGCCTGAGCCTGTATCTGAGCAGACACACAAGGAGGAGATAAAG GCAATGCAGGAGGATCTGAAGCAAGCCCACCGTCTGGCAGACATGTACAGGGAGCAGTGTATTACTCTGGAGACAGAACTGGCCCAGATCAGAGAGCAGGGGGATGTGGGCAGGGAAATGTTTAAG GAGCGTTCAGACAAAATGGCCAGGCGTCTTCAGCTGATGACTCAGCGTTATGAGGcgctggagaagaggagggccATGGAGGTGGAGGGCTTCAAGACGGACCTGAAGCACCTGAGACAGAAATTCAAAGATGTAGAAAAACAACTCCTGAAG GTTACTCTGAATATTGGGCCCAACCAGGACTTAGCCATTCTGCATGAGGTACGTCAGACCAACACCAGGACCAAGAAGGTTCAGGGTGAGCTGATGGCGCTAAAGGCGAAGATCTATGGACTGGAAAATGAGCTGAGATTCAGCTGA
- the ccdc77 gene encoding coiled-coil domain-containing protein 77 isoform X3, with translation MGSPTKDASAHRTNVRTPGREPDSPLPPIHERLAYLRPSRELLEFYRQKIAQFDGEHEELLQMLEKYRSITGDQHKLQREVRQREGEIVELQNALSDMQVYLFQEREQSLRLYAENDRLKIRELEDRKKIQHLLALVGPDAGEITYFHREPPHKVTVTQRNAECRSEENLNLRPTKLRPTVTRKAESSRRTKSAEGVNEQSLEQYKNDNQTLLLQVEALHAQMEEQTRLAKEQVESLLEDRRIKTEEAQAQCHRDQERITALTDKLQQTQNLLYQSTKDFLQMKFDTRAHEKSWMVEKDRLLRDLDSCHNRLRRAGSAGAEPGRTWHPSSSSSSTAQVLSKPEPVSEQTHKEEIKAMQEDLKQAHRLADMYREQCITLETELAQIREQGDVGREMFKERSDKMARRLQLMTQRYEALEKRRAMEVEGFKTDLKHLRQKFKDVEKQLLKVTLNIGPNQDLAILHEVRQTNTRTKKVQGELMALKAKIYGLENELRFS, from the exons ATGGGATCTCCAACGAAAGATGCATCAGCACACAG AACCAACGTTCGTACGCCTGGTCGAGAACCTGACTCCCCACTGCCCCCCATCCATGAGCGGCTGGCTTACCTGCGTCCCTCCAGGGAGCTGCTGGAGTTCTACAGACAGAAGATTGCCCAGTTTGACGGTGAGcacgaggagctgctgcagatgctGGAGAAGTACAGAAGCATCACAGGAGACCAG CATAAGCTACAGAGGGAGGTACGGCAGCGGGAGGGAGAGATTGTGGAACTGCAGAATGCTCTGAGCGACATGCAAGTCTACCTTTTCCAAGAGAGAGAGCAGTCTCTGCGACTTTatgcagaaaatgacagacTGAAGATCAG AGAGttggaggacaggaagaaaatCCAGCACCTTCTTGCCCTGGTGGGTCCTGATGCAGGAGAGATCACGTATTTCCACCGCGAGCCTCCTCACAAG GTCACTGTAACACAGAGGAACGCTGAGTGCAGATCAGAGGAAAATCTCAACCTCAGGCCAACAAAGTTAAGACCAACTGTGACCAGGAAAG CAGAGAGTAGCCGGAGAACAAAATCTGCAGAGGGGGTGAATGAACAAAGCCTGGAGCAATACAAGAACGATAACCAGACGTTGTTACTGCAG GTGGAGGCTCTGCATGCTCAAATGGAGGAACAAACCCGTCTGGCCAAAGAGCAGGTAGAATCTCTGCTGGAGGATCGGCGGATTAAAACAGAGGAGGCGCAGGCACAGTGTCACAGGGATCAGGAGCGAATCACAGCTCTGACTGACAA GCTCCAGCAAACCCAGAACCTGTTGTACCAGAGCACTAAAGACTTCTTACAGATGAAGTTTGACACACGGGCTCATGAGAAGAGCTGGATGGTGGAGAAGGACCGGCTGCTGAGGGACCTGGACTCTTGCCACAACCGTCTGAGGAGGGCTGGGTCTGCCGGTGCAGAGCCGGGTCGAACGTGgcatcccagcagcagcagcagcagcaccgccCAGGTCCTCTCCAAGCCTGAGCCTGTATCTGAGCAGACACACAAGGAGGAGATAAAG GCAATGCAGGAGGATCTGAAGCAAGCCCACCGTCTGGCAGACATGTACAGGGAGCAGTGTATTACTCTGGAGACAGAACTGGCCCAGATCAGAGAGCAGGGGGATGTGGGCAGGGAAATGTTTAAG GAGCGTTCAGACAAAATGGCCAGGCGTCTTCAGCTGATGACTCAGCGTTATGAGGcgctggagaagaggagggccATGGAGGTGGAGGGCTTCAAGACGGACCTGAAGCACCTGAGACAGAAATTCAAAGATGTAGAAAAACAACTCCTGAAG GTTACTCTGAATATTGGGCCCAACCAGGACTTAGCCATTCTGCATGAGGTACGTCAGACCAACACCAGGACCAAGAAGGTTCAGGGTGAGCTGATGGCGCTAAAGGCGAAGATCTATGGACTGGAAAATGAGCTGAGATTCAGCTGA
- the ccdc77 gene encoding coiled-coil domain-containing protein 77 isoform X2 — MFFAVLMTASNFLPLFSVFCAGMGSPTKDASAHRTNVRTPGREPDSPLPPIHERLAYLRPSRELLEFYRQKIAQFDGEHEELLQMLEKYRSITGDQHKLQREVRQREGEIVELQNALSDMQVYLFQEREQSLRLYAENDRLKIRELEDRKKIQHLLALVGPDAGEITYFHREPPHKVTVTQRNAECRSEENLNLRPTKLRPTVTRKESSRRTKSAEGVNEQSLEQYKNDNQTLLLQVEALHAQMEEQTRLAKEQVESLLEDRRIKTEEAQAQCHRDQERITALTDKLQQTQNLLYQSTKDFLQMKFDTRAHEKSWMVEKDRLLRDLDSCHNRLRRAGSAGAEPGRTWHPSSSSSSTAQVLSKPEPVSEQTHKEEIKAMQEDLKQAHRLADMYREQCITLETELAQIREQGDVGREMFKERSDKMARRLQLMTQRYEALEKRRAMEVEGFKTDLKHLRQKFKDVEKQLLKVTLNIGPNQDLAILHEVRQTNTRTKKVQGELMALKAKIYGLENELRFS, encoded by the exons ATGTTTTTTGCAGTGTTGATGACAGCCTCCAATTTCTTacctttgttttcagtgttttgtgctgGGATGGGATCTCCAACGAAAGATGCATCAGCACACAG AACCAACGTTCGTACGCCTGGTCGAGAACCTGACTCCCCACTGCCCCCCATCCATGAGCGGCTGGCTTACCTGCGTCCCTCCAGGGAGCTGCTGGAGTTCTACAGACAGAAGATTGCCCAGTTTGACGGTGAGcacgaggagctgctgcagatgctGGAGAAGTACAGAAGCATCACAGGAGACCAG CATAAGCTACAGAGGGAGGTACGGCAGCGGGAGGGAGAGATTGTGGAACTGCAGAATGCTCTGAGCGACATGCAAGTCTACCTTTTCCAAGAGAGAGAGCAGTCTCTGCGACTTTatgcagaaaatgacagacTGAAGATCAG AGAGttggaggacaggaagaaaatCCAGCACCTTCTTGCCCTGGTGGGTCCTGATGCAGGAGAGATCACGTATTTCCACCGCGAGCCTCCTCACAAG GTCACTGTAACACAGAGGAACGCTGAGTGCAGATCAGAGGAAAATCTCAACCTCAGGCCAACAAAGTTAAGACCAACTGTGACCAGGAAAG AGAGTAGCCGGAGAACAAAATCTGCAGAGGGGGTGAATGAACAAAGCCTGGAGCAATACAAGAACGATAACCAGACGTTGTTACTGCAG GTGGAGGCTCTGCATGCTCAAATGGAGGAACAAACCCGTCTGGCCAAAGAGCAGGTAGAATCTCTGCTGGAGGATCGGCGGATTAAAACAGAGGAGGCGCAGGCACAGTGTCACAGGGATCAGGAGCGAATCACAGCTCTGACTGACAA GCTCCAGCAAACCCAGAACCTGTTGTACCAGAGCACTAAAGACTTCTTACAGATGAAGTTTGACACACGGGCTCATGAGAAGAGCTGGATGGTGGAGAAGGACCGGCTGCTGAGGGACCTGGACTCTTGCCACAACCGTCTGAGGAGGGCTGGGTCTGCCGGTGCAGAGCCGGGTCGAACGTGgcatcccagcagcagcagcagcagcaccgccCAGGTCCTCTCCAAGCCTGAGCCTGTATCTGAGCAGACACACAAGGAGGAGATAAAG GCAATGCAGGAGGATCTGAAGCAAGCCCACCGTCTGGCAGACATGTACAGGGAGCAGTGTATTACTCTGGAGACAGAACTGGCCCAGATCAGAGAGCAGGGGGATGTGGGCAGGGAAATGTTTAAG GAGCGTTCAGACAAAATGGCCAGGCGTCTTCAGCTGATGACTCAGCGTTATGAGGcgctggagaagaggagggccATGGAGGTGGAGGGCTTCAAGACGGACCTGAAGCACCTGAGACAGAAATTCAAAGATGTAGAAAAACAACTCCTGAAG GTTACTCTGAATATTGGGCCCAACCAGGACTTAGCCATTCTGCATGAGGTACGTCAGACCAACACCAGGACCAAGAAGGTTCAGGGTGAGCTGATGGCGCTAAAGGCGAAGATCTATGGACTGGAAAATGAGCTGAGATTCAGCTGA
- the LOC139337292 gene encoding protein C19orf12 homolog encodes MCHRLDDVMKLCCELSANTQIQTTVKGSGKGAAAAGGLAFAGGLVGGPLGIAVGGAVGGLLGCWLTSGQFKPLPQIIMELSPQQQQKLYHDLMAILGDIQWTDLAQLTALVMGNASLKQQLTGALLGYITKELQAEVHYVD; translated from the exons ATGTGTCATCgacttgatgatgtcatgaagcTGTGCTGTGAGTTATCTGCCAATACACAAATCCAGACCACGGTGAAAGGCTCAGGCAAGGGAGCAGCGGCGGCTGGGGGACTGGCCTTCGCCGGAGGGTTGGTCGGCGGTCCTCTTGGAATAGCAGTCG GCGGTGCTGTCGGAGGCCTTCTGGGCTGCTGGCTGACCAGTGGACAGTTCAAACCACTGCCGCAGATCATAATGGAGCTcagtcctcagcagcagcagaagctttATCATGACCTTATGGCCATCCTGGGAGACATTCAGTGGACAGATTTGGCTCAGCTGACCGCTCTAGTGATGGGCAACGCCAGCCTGAAGCAACAGCTAACAGGCGCCCTCCTCGGGTATATCACCAAGGAGCTCCAGGCAGAGGTGCACTATGTGGATTAG
- the LOC139337421 gene encoding cytochrome b-c1 complex subunit Rieske, mitochondrial-like, whose translation MNTPGGIRLAHTDIKIPDFTDYRWPEVIDPNKSSQGSSEGRRLFSYLVTGATTVVGIYAAKTVVSQFVSSMSASADVLALSKIEIKLADIPEGKNMTFKWRGKPLFVRHRTEKEIATEASVNIGELRDPQHDKDRVINPSWVIVLGVCTHLGCVPIANAGDFGGYYCPCHGSHYDASGRIRKGPAPLNLEVPYYEFPDDETVVVG comes from the exons ATGAACA CTCCTGGAGGAATCCGCCTTGCCCACACAGATATTAAGATTCCTGACTTCACGGATTACCGTTGGCCAGAGGTCATCGACCCGAACAAGTCCTCCCAGGGCAGCAGTGAGGGGAGAAGGTTGTTCTCTTACCTTGTCACTGGAGCCACCACTGTGGTTGGCATCTATGCAGCGAAGACAGTGGTCTCCCAGTTTGTCTCCTCAATGAGTGCATCAGCAGATGTCCTGGCTTTATCCAAGATTGAGATCAAGCTGGCTGACATCCCTGAAGGCAAAAACATGACCTTCAAGTGGAGAGGAAAGCCCTTGTTTGTCCGTCACCGCACAGAGAAAGAAATCGCCACAGAGGCGTCCGTGAATATCGGGGAGCTGCGTGACCCCCAACATGACAAGGACAGAGTGATTAACCCCAGCTGGGTCATCGTCCTTGGTGTGTGCACCCATCTGGGATGTGTGCCCATCGCTAACGCCGGAGACTTCGGAGGCTACTACTGTCCCTGCCATGGCTCCCACTATGACGCTTCAGGAAGAATAAGAAAGGGACCTGCTCCTCTGAACCTGGAGGTTCCCTACTATGAGTTCCCTGATGACGAAACGGTCGTGGTGGGATAA